Below is a genomic region from Sinorhizobium meliloti.
CGGATCAGAGGCGTCAGCCGCTGCACGGTGAAGAAGGCGCCCTTGGTGTTGACGGCAAACTGGCGGTCATAGGAAGCCTCGCTCACCTGATCGAAGGGCTCCAGTTCCGAGACGCCGGCATTGATGTGCAGGAGATCGATCGCTCCGAGCGTCTGACCGGCGGCCGCACCGAGCACGGCGATTTCGTTGAGATCGGCGATGTCCGAGCGCAGTGCATGCACGCGCGGGCCGAACTCCTCCCTGATGCGGGCGATGTTGCTCTCGTTGCGGCCCGTGAGCAGTACCTCGGCGCCGCCCTCTACAAGCCGTCTCACGGTCGCCAGGCCCATGCCGTGGGTCCCGCCGATGACGATCGCCTTCTTTCCCTGATAGTTGCCCATGTCCGTTTCCTTTCGGTTCAACAATGATGATGAATAGATGCACTTGTGGACGAACTTGTGCTAGATGGCTCTGTGTGGACCTATCGTCCATGTTTGTGGATGATGGAAAGCCATGGCCAATCTCAACGACTTCACGTTCTTCGTTCACGTCGTGGACCACGGGGGGTTCGCGCCCGCCGCGCGCGCGTTGAACCTGCCGAAATCGACGCTCAGCAAGCGCGTGGCCGAACTCGAAAAGGATCTCGGCGTGCGGTTGATCAACCGCACGTCGCGTCATTTCGCGGTGACCGAATCCGGCAAGGATTTTTACCGCCACGCGGCGGCGATGATGATCGAGGCGGAAGCGGCGGAGAATGTCGTCAGGGGCAGACTTGCCGAACCGAGCGGCACGGTGAGGATCACGGCTTCGGTGCCGACCGCGCAGCTGTCGCTGGCGCCGCTCTTGCCGCAGCTCGCACTTGCCTATCCGAAGCTGCGCGTGACGCTGCATGCGACGGACCGCTTCGTCGATGTCATCCAGGAAGGCTTCGATCTTGCCGTGCGAGACCATTTCGCACCGCTGCCGGATTCCGGCCTCGTCCAGCGCCGCATCGGATTCCAGGCTAAGCTGATCGTCGCCTCACCGCTCTATTTGCAAGGGAACGGCACTCCCGAACGCCCGGAGGATCTCGATCATCATGATGGACTGCTCACGTCGCTGGCGTCCGAAGGCTGGGTGATGGAGCGCGCCGATGGGTCGACCGTGTCGGTCTCGCCGAGGCCGCGTTTCGTGGCCGACGAATCCCGCGTCCTGCGAGAAGCAGCTCTCGCGGGTCTCGGCATCACCACCTTGCCCGGCAAGCTTTGTCAGCAGGAGATCGAAAGCGGCACGCTTATCCGCATTCTTCCCGAGTGGACCGCCGGCAAGGTGATGACGACGATCTTGATGCCGCACCGGCGCGGGCAGCTTCCCTCCGTGCGGGCAACGGTCGATTTCATCGCCGAGCGTCTCGTCGACGGCTGATGCAGGAAGGCCCGCACGAGGCGGGCCTTGAGAACAACTCAGCGCTCGGCGAGTGCCGGTTCGCCTTTCTTCTCGCGAATGAGATTCAGGAAGCGGCGGAAGAGATAATGGCTGTCCTGCGGGCCTGGCGATGCTTCCGGGTGATGCTGGACGGAGAAGACCGGTCTGCCGTCGACGCGCAAGCCGCAATTGGTGCCGTCGAAGAGCGAGATGTGAGTCTGTTCAACACCTTGCGGAAGCGAGTTCGCATCGACCGCGAAGCCGTGGTTCATCGAAACGATCTCGACCTTGCCGGTGGTGTGGTCCTTGACCGGGTGGTTGGCGCCGTGGTGTCCCTGGTGCATCTTCTCGGTCCTGGCACCGAGCGCCAGTGCCAGCATCTGGTGGCCGAGGCATATGCCGAAGACCGGGATATCCGTCTTGAGAAGGTCCTGGATGACCGGCACGGCATATTCGCCCGTCGCGGCCGGGTCGCCCGGGCCGTTCGACAGGAAGATGCCGTCCGGCTTGAGCGCCAGGACTTCCTCGGCGCTCGTCTGGGCGGGGACGACGGTGACACGGCAGTTCAGGCCGGCGAAGAGGCGGAGGATGTTGCGCTTGACGCCGTAGTCGAGAGCCACGACGTGATAAGCGGCGTCGGTCTCGCCCAGCGTCGAGTAGCCCT
It encodes:
- a CDS encoding SDR family oxidoreductase, producing MGNYQGKKAIVIGGTHGMGLATVRRLVEGGAEVLLTGRNESNIARIREEFGPRVHALRSDIADLNEIAVLGAAAGQTLGAIDLLHINAGVSELEPFDQVSEASYDRQFAVNTKGAFFTVQRLTPLIREGGSIVFTSSVADEGGHPGMSVYSASKAALVSFASVLAAELLPRGIRVNSVSPGFIDTPTKGVAGITEAERAEFKTLGDNITPMKRNGTADEVARAVLFLAFEATFTTGAKLAVDGGLGQKLSTGA
- a CDS encoding LysR substrate-binding domain-containing protein is translated as MANLNDFTFFVHVVDHGGFAPAARALNLPKSTLSKRVAELEKDLGVRLINRTSRHFAVTESGKDFYRHAAAMMIEAEAAENVVRGRLAEPSGTVRITASVPTAQLSLAPLLPQLALAYPKLRVTLHATDRFVDVIQEGFDLAVRDHFAPLPDSGLVQRRIGFQAKLIVASPLYLQGNGTPERPEDLDHHDGLLTSLASEGWVMERADGSTVSVSPRPRFVADESRVLREAALAGLGITTLPGKLCQQEIESGTLIRILPEWTAGKVMTTILMPHRRGQLPSVRATVDFIAERLVDG
- the carA gene encoding glutamine-hydrolyzing carbamoyl-phosphate synthase small subunit; protein product: MTATPAWTIQKPTALLVLADGTVIEGKGIGATGTVQAEVCFNTALTGYQEILTDPSYLGQIVTFTFPHIGNIGANDEDIEDLTPAARHGAVGVIFKADITEPSNYRAAKHLDAWLKARGIIGLCGIDTRALTAWIRENGMPNAVIAHDPAGVFDVEALKAEAKAWSGLEGLDLAKVATSGQSYRWNEKPWVWNEGYSTLGETDAAYHVVALDYGVKRNILRLFAGLNCRVTVVPAQTSAEEVLALKPDGIFLSNGPGDPAATGEYAVPVIQDLLKTDIPVFGICLGHQMLALALGARTEKMHQGHHGANHPVKDHTTGKVEIVSMNHGFAVDANSLPQGVEQTHISLFDGTNCGLRVDGRPVFSVQHHPEASPGPQDSHYLFRRFLNLIREKKGEPALAER